From Ananas comosus cultivar F153 linkage group 8, ASM154086v1, whole genome shotgun sequence, one genomic window encodes:
- the LOC109714364 gene encoding stress-response A/B barrel domain-containing protein UP3-like isoform X1 yields the protein MPIVAQILYPVTSSHPHRTLAPNCRILSLLSHHPASLRSSRPRRRSVNVFRRGSSGRKVMDVTGLSSGDGVPGDGFVKKRKIVEHIFLLKAKDDLTEHDEKDMLDYLYTCQYQMSGILAISLGRIEVPNTDNFTHALYMRFQKKEDLAKFYKNSYYSKILREHVTPFSYGSISVDYESEVEDDILPIFRRGEEFNYGVECVLLISVVESASREAVEDAVATFQNLIGQFSSFIVQATFGCNLNHADNEYTHAAVIRFPSYVEVEVSSYNKKSTSNAFYCRSRGNGVDVTWMDHLFSLNRYRKAKDQAELQQQYTVTIVACIS from the exons ATGCCCATCGTCGCCCAAATCCTCTACCCCGTCACCTCCTCGCACCCACATCGAACCCTAGCGCCCAATTGCCGcatcctctccctcctctctcacCACCCTGCTTCTCTTCGATCGAGTCGCCCTCGGAGGAGATCCGTCAATG TTTTTCGAAGGGGAAGTAGTGGGAGGAAGGTGATGGACGTTACTGGATTGAGCTCCGGTGATGGCGTACCGGGCGATGGGTTCGTTAAGAAAag AAAAATTGTGGAGCATATTTTTCTTCTAAAAGCAAAGGACGATCTTACAGAGCACGACGAAAAAGACATGCTCGATTATTTATATACATGTCAATATCAGATGAGTGGAATTCTTGCAATATCATTAG GGCGAATAGAAGTTCCAAATACAGATAACTTTACTCATGCACTATATATGCGTTTTCAGAAAAAGGAAGACCTAGCAAAATTCTACAAGAACTCTTACTATTCTAAAATTCTTAGGGAGCATGTGACACCGTTTTCCTAT GGCTCAATATCGGTGGATTATGAATCTGAAGTAGAAGATGATATTCTTCCTATATTTCGGAGGGGAGAG GAATTTAACTATGGCGTAGAGTGTGTGCTTTTGATATCCGTTGTAGAGTCTGCATCTAGAGAAGCAGTAGAAGATGCAGTCGCTACTTTTCAGAACTTGATTGGGCAATTCAGTTCCTTTATCGTGCAGGCTACATTTG GTTGCAATCTCAATCATGCTGACAATGAATATACTCATGCTGCAGTCATACGCTTCCCATCAT ATGTGGAGGTCGAAGTTTCTTCCTATAACAAGAAAAGCACTTCTAATGCATTTTACTGTAGATCCCGTGGGAACGGAGTTGATGTAACATGGATGGATCATTTG TTCTCTTTAAACAGATACAGAAAAGCCAAAGATCAAGCTGAGTTGCAGCAGCAATACACAGTAACTATTGTTGCATGTATTTCTTAA
- the LOC109714364 gene encoding uncharacterized protein LOC109714364 isoform X5, whose product MPIVAQILYPVTSSHPHRTLAPNCRILSLLSHHPASLRSSRPRRRSVNVFRRGSSGRKVMDVTGLSSGDGVPGDGFVKKRKIVEHIFLLKAKDDLTEHDEKDMLDYLYTCQYQMSGILAISLGRIEVPNTDNFTHALYMRFQKKEDLAKFYKNSYYSKILREHVTPFSYVCHSTCCNLNHADNEYTHAAVIRFPSYVEVEVSSYNKKSTSNAFYCRSRGNGVDVTWMDHLFSLNRYRKAKDQAELQQQYTVTIVACIS is encoded by the exons ATGCCCATCGTCGCCCAAATCCTCTACCCCGTCACCTCCTCGCACCCACATCGAACCCTAGCGCCCAATTGCCGcatcctctccctcctctctcacCACCCTGCTTCTCTTCGATCGAGTCGCCCTCGGAGGAGATCCGTCAATG TTTTTCGAAGGGGAAGTAGTGGGAGGAAGGTGATGGACGTTACTGGATTGAGCTCCGGTGATGGCGTACCGGGCGATGGGTTCGTTAAGAAAag AAAAATTGTGGAGCATATTTTTCTTCTAAAAGCAAAGGACGATCTTACAGAGCACGACGAAAAAGACATGCTCGATTATTTATATACATGTCAATATCAGATGAGTGGAATTCTTGCAATATCATTAG GGCGAATAGAAGTTCCAAATACAGATAACTTTACTCATGCACTATATATGCGTTTTCAGAAAAAGGAAGACCTAGCAAAATTCTACAAGAACTCTTACTATTCTAAAATTCTTAGGGAGCATGTGACACCGTTTTCCTATGTATGCCACTCAACAT GTTGCAATCTCAATCATGCTGACAATGAATATACTCATGCTGCAGTCATACGCTTCCCATCAT ATGTGGAGGTCGAAGTTTCTTCCTATAACAAGAAAAGCACTTCTAATGCATTTTACTGTAGATCCCGTGGGAACGGAGTTGATGTAACATGGATGGATCATTTG TTCTCTTTAAACAGATACAGAAAAGCCAAAGATCAAGCTGAGTTGCAGCAGCAATACACAGTAACTATTGTTGCATGTATTTCTTAA
- the LOC109714364 gene encoding uncharacterized protein LOC109714364 isoform X6 has product MSISDEWNSCNIISGLDCVKVETYVGQGSYFRKKGDVKDSVSGIRREGRIEVPNTDNFTHALYMRFQKKEDLAKFYKNSYYSKILREHVTPFSYGSISVDYESEVEDDILPIFRRGEEFNYGVECVLLISVVESASREAVEDAVATFQNLIGQFSSFIVQATFGCNLNHADNEYTHAAVIRFPSYVEVEVSSYNKKSTSNAFYCRSRGNGVDVTWMDHLFSLNRYRKAKDQAELQQQYTVTIVACIS; this is encoded by the exons ATGTCAATATCAGATGAGTGGAATTCTTGCAATATCATTAG TGGCTTGGATTGTGTAAAGGTGGAAACCTATGTAGGACAGGGTTCATATTTTCGAAAGAAAGGAGATGTAAAAGATAGCGTATCAGGAATTAGAAGAGAAG GGCGAATAGAAGTTCCAAATACAGATAACTTTACTCATGCACTATATATGCGTTTTCAGAAAAAGGAAGACCTAGCAAAATTCTACAAGAACTCTTACTATTCTAAAATTCTTAGGGAGCATGTGACACCGTTTTCCTAT GGCTCAATATCGGTGGATTATGAATCTGAAGTAGAAGATGATATTCTTCCTATATTTCGGAGGGGAGAG GAATTTAACTATGGCGTAGAGTGTGTGCTTTTGATATCCGTTGTAGAGTCTGCATCTAGAGAAGCAGTAGAAGATGCAGTCGCTACTTTTCAGAACTTGATTGGGCAATTCAGTTCCTTTATCGTGCAGGCTACATTTG GTTGCAATCTCAATCATGCTGACAATGAATATACTCATGCTGCAGTCATACGCTTCCCATCAT ATGTGGAGGTCGAAGTTTCTTCCTATAACAAGAAAAGCACTTCTAATGCATTTTACTGTAGATCCCGTGGGAACGGAGTTGATGTAACATGGATGGATCATTTG TTCTCTTTAAACAGATACAGAAAAGCCAAAGATCAAGCTGAGTTGCAGCAGCAATACACAGTAACTATTGTTGCATGTATTTCTTAA
- the LOC109714364 gene encoding stress-response A/B barrel domain-containing protein UP3-like isoform X3 — MPIVAQILYPVTSSHPHRTLAPNCRILSLLSHHPASLRSSRPRRRSVNVFRRGSSGRKVMDVTGLSSGDGVPGDGFVKKRKIVEHIFLLKAKDDLTEHDEKDMLDYLYTCQYQMSGILAISLGRIEVPNTDNFTHALYMRFQKKEDLAKFYKNSYYSKILREHVTPFSYGSISVDYESEVEDDILPIFRRGEEFNYGVECVLLISVVESASREAVEDAVATFQNLIGQFSSFIVQATFGCNLNHADNEYTHAAVIRFPSFEDLESFRESIDYQDMWRSKFLPITRKALLMHFTVDPVGTELM; from the exons ATGCCCATCGTCGCCCAAATCCTCTACCCCGTCACCTCCTCGCACCCACATCGAACCCTAGCGCCCAATTGCCGcatcctctccctcctctctcacCACCCTGCTTCTCTTCGATCGAGTCGCCCTCGGAGGAGATCCGTCAATG TTTTTCGAAGGGGAAGTAGTGGGAGGAAGGTGATGGACGTTACTGGATTGAGCTCCGGTGATGGCGTACCGGGCGATGGGTTCGTTAAGAAAag AAAAATTGTGGAGCATATTTTTCTTCTAAAAGCAAAGGACGATCTTACAGAGCACGACGAAAAAGACATGCTCGATTATTTATATACATGTCAATATCAGATGAGTGGAATTCTTGCAATATCATTAG GGCGAATAGAAGTTCCAAATACAGATAACTTTACTCATGCACTATATATGCGTTTTCAGAAAAAGGAAGACCTAGCAAAATTCTACAAGAACTCTTACTATTCTAAAATTCTTAGGGAGCATGTGACACCGTTTTCCTAT GGCTCAATATCGGTGGATTATGAATCTGAAGTAGAAGATGATATTCTTCCTATATTTCGGAGGGGAGAG GAATTTAACTATGGCGTAGAGTGTGTGCTTTTGATATCCGTTGTAGAGTCTGCATCTAGAGAAGCAGTAGAAGATGCAGTCGCTACTTTTCAGAACTTGATTGGGCAATTCAGTTCCTTTATCGTGCAGGCTACATTTG GTTGCAATCTCAATCATGCTGACAATGAATATACTCATGCTGCAGTCATACGCTTCCCATCAT TTGAGGACTTAGAGTCATTTCGAGAGAGTATCGACTACCAAGAT ATGTGGAGGTCGAAGTTTCTTCCTATAACAAGAAAAGCACTTCTAATGCATTTTACTGTAGATCCCGTGGGAACGGAGTTGATGTAA
- the LOC109714364 gene encoding stress-response A/B barrel domain-containing protein UP3-like isoform X2, with protein sequence MPIVAQILYPVTSSHPHRTLAPNCRILSLLSHHPASLRSSRPRRRSVNVFRRGSSGRKVMDVTGLSSGDGVPGDGFVKKRKIVEHIFLLKAKDDLTEHDEKDMLDYLYTCQYQMSGILAISLGRIEVPNTDNFTHALYMRFQKKEDLAKFYKNSYYSKILREHVTPFSYGSISVDYESEVEDDILPIFRRGEEFNYGVECVLLISVVESASREAVEDAVATFQNLIGQFSSFIVQATFVSVLSSAAISSYGYPERLSQVTHVAISIMLTMNILMLQSYASHHMWRSKFLPITRKALLMHFTVDPVGTELM encoded by the exons ATGCCCATCGTCGCCCAAATCCTCTACCCCGTCACCTCCTCGCACCCACATCGAACCCTAGCGCCCAATTGCCGcatcctctccctcctctctcacCACCCTGCTTCTCTTCGATCGAGTCGCCCTCGGAGGAGATCCGTCAATG TTTTTCGAAGGGGAAGTAGTGGGAGGAAGGTGATGGACGTTACTGGATTGAGCTCCGGTGATGGCGTACCGGGCGATGGGTTCGTTAAGAAAag AAAAATTGTGGAGCATATTTTTCTTCTAAAAGCAAAGGACGATCTTACAGAGCACGACGAAAAAGACATGCTCGATTATTTATATACATGTCAATATCAGATGAGTGGAATTCTTGCAATATCATTAG GGCGAATAGAAGTTCCAAATACAGATAACTTTACTCATGCACTATATATGCGTTTTCAGAAAAAGGAAGACCTAGCAAAATTCTACAAGAACTCTTACTATTCTAAAATTCTTAGGGAGCATGTGACACCGTTTTCCTAT GGCTCAATATCGGTGGATTATGAATCTGAAGTAGAAGATGATATTCTTCCTATATTTCGGAGGGGAGAG GAATTTAACTATGGCGTAGAGTGTGTGCTTTTGATATCCGTTGTAGAGTCTGCATCTAGAGAAGCAGTAGAAGATGCAGTCGCTACTTTTCAGAACTTGATTGGGCAATTCAGTTCCTTTATCGTGCAGGCTACATTTG TGTCCGTTTTATCCTCAGCGGCTATCTCAAGTTATGGATATCCTGAGCGGCTTTCTCAAGTTACCCAT GTTGCAATCTCAATCATGCTGACAATGAATATACTCATGCTGCAGTCATACGCTTCCCATCAT ATGTGGAGGTCGAAGTTTCTTCCTATAACAAGAAAAGCACTTCTAATGCATTTTACTGTAGATCCCGTGGGAACGGAGTTGATGTAA
- the LOC109714364 gene encoding stress-response A/B barrel domain-containing protein UP3-like isoform X4: MPIVAQILYPVTSSHPHRTLAPNCRILSLLSHHPASLRSSRPRRRSVNVFRRGSSGRKVMDVTGLSSGDGVPGDGFVKKRKIVEHIFLLKAKDDLTEHDEKDMLDYLYTCQYQMSGILAISLGRIEVPNTDNFTHALYMRFQKKEDLAKFYKNSYYSKILREHVTPFSYGSISVDYESEVEDDILPIFRRGEEFNYGVECVLLISVVESASREAVEDAVATFQNLIGQFSSFIVQATFVSVLSSAAISSYGYPERLSQVTHVAISIMLTMNILMLQSYASHHLRT; this comes from the exons ATGCCCATCGTCGCCCAAATCCTCTACCCCGTCACCTCCTCGCACCCACATCGAACCCTAGCGCCCAATTGCCGcatcctctccctcctctctcacCACCCTGCTTCTCTTCGATCGAGTCGCCCTCGGAGGAGATCCGTCAATG TTTTTCGAAGGGGAAGTAGTGGGAGGAAGGTGATGGACGTTACTGGATTGAGCTCCGGTGATGGCGTACCGGGCGATGGGTTCGTTAAGAAAag AAAAATTGTGGAGCATATTTTTCTTCTAAAAGCAAAGGACGATCTTACAGAGCACGACGAAAAAGACATGCTCGATTATTTATATACATGTCAATATCAGATGAGTGGAATTCTTGCAATATCATTAG GGCGAATAGAAGTTCCAAATACAGATAACTTTACTCATGCACTATATATGCGTTTTCAGAAAAAGGAAGACCTAGCAAAATTCTACAAGAACTCTTACTATTCTAAAATTCTTAGGGAGCATGTGACACCGTTTTCCTAT GGCTCAATATCGGTGGATTATGAATCTGAAGTAGAAGATGATATTCTTCCTATATTTCGGAGGGGAGAG GAATTTAACTATGGCGTAGAGTGTGTGCTTTTGATATCCGTTGTAGAGTCTGCATCTAGAGAAGCAGTAGAAGATGCAGTCGCTACTTTTCAGAACTTGATTGGGCAATTCAGTTCCTTTATCGTGCAGGCTACATTTG TGTCCGTTTTATCCTCAGCGGCTATCTCAAGTTATGGATATCCTGAGCGGCTTTCTCAAGTTACCCAT GTTGCAATCTCAATCATGCTGACAATGAATATACTCATGCTGCAGTCATACGCTTCCCATCAT TTGAGGACTTAG